The sequence AGTGCAAGTTAGAAGAATAAAATGGCtaactttttattttctatctACTTTATGTGAAAATTGCGTCATTTTTAGTCgggatagaaaaaaaaacaacctATACTAAAAATGACACCGTTATTTATCGCCTAAGCtaggttaaaaaaaacattatgtATTGCACGTTAGCAATCCAAGATGATTCCACCGGTAACGTCAGCCGGTTGCAACCCTGGCGCAAATGTGTATAACGTGTCATTTTTCATTTATATTTGAAACACACGTGAGATGATCCTTATTCGAAGCTTTACGGGTGTTACCATtttccttatttattttttatttctctaatGTGAATCTAACTGAAATTTCTTTTTATAAATTCGACTTGTTACCAATTAATCAACATTAGCCGTATgtgatatttaaattttttttttaacacacCCAAAATACAATAATGTTTTATGGCTTTCTAATATTTATgccatgatttttatttttttcttggtacaagatgaacaaaaaaaaaaaaaagcagcaaCAAAAGCAAACAGAATACAAAGCTACCATATTGGGAATCTAGAAATACCATGAATGGTCATATTATCATTAATTCTTTTCGAAAAAACAAATTATCATTAATTATGATTCAATTTGTTATCATATAAATAGAAATTTAATTTAACctagaattaaattaaaaaagttaaaaaaatattccataaaatatttacattttttttctaattttatcaCATGAATGCTTATGGGCTTGAAGGTTGAAATAGAAGAAGGCCCATTTATATTAATACAGCCCATACGTCTTGACGAGATCTCGGTGAACGCGAAACCACAATAGCGCTCCAGAAATCAGTCATCGTCGGAGACTGGCCGAATCGTCAGATAGACGCGATATGAATGGCTCCGTCACCGTCTTCATCGTCTCTCTCGCCTCCTCGAGTTCCGATGGAGCTTCACGTCGTCAACCGTGAAAAGCTCCTTAAATCCCTTCGTCAACACCTCACTGAGACCTCTCGTCCTCACTGCGGCTTTGTTCTTCTTCAGGtgcatatataatataatacatcCGTTCCTGCTGTCCTGCATGTTAATTTAGCTATATCTCGCGCTTATTGATGATCATTTTTTGGTTTCTTTATATAAACTTCGTAGGGAGGCGAGGAACAAACTCGGTATTGTACTGATCACTTAGAACTTTTCAGGTAATTGATAATGATGCTTTTGCATTTTGTTTGAAAGTGTTGTTTGTAGCTTCTAGAGTATCTAATTGATGTTCGTTACTTGTTTTAATGTTTTCTCTAGGCAAGAGAGTTATTTCGCTTATCTGTTTGGAGTAGCGGAGCCCGATTTCTATGGCGCAATTGTAAGCTATTAGCTCTTTAATTCTCTCTCCAACTTGCTAGTGCTAGCGCAGAAGAAAATATCTAAAACAACCGTTGAAAAACACCGGAATAGTTTACTTGATTATTgagctttttttctttttcaaatgatTCAAGTAGTGATTATGCCGTTCCTTAGACTGGTATACTTAAATTAATACCATgccattctttcattttttgaatTTCTGCATCATTTCATGAGAGTGATTTAGTTTTTTTGCGTCAAACAGAAGAGCCAGGATCTTGATTTGATGCATAACGAGTTACTGTGTTCTGCGCATtgtcgttttttttttctttttgttccaATCCAGGAAACTGTAGAGATTTGAGTTAGCTATACACTTGTTATGGATAATCTCCATTATGCTTAGCATGAGTAATCTACTTGAGCTTTAAACTGTGATTTAAAGCCATATGTTTTAGATAAAGAAAATGTGTCCTCTTGTATAGTTTCTGTGGGTTATCATTTGCTTATAGCTCTATCATTCTTATTCCCTGCATTTAAATTTTTGATGTTcttttaatttatgttttataatattcCTTGAAGGATATTGCAACAGGGAAATCTATTCTATTTGCTCCTAGGTTACCAGCTGATTATGCTGTTTGGTTGGGGGAAATAAAGCCATCTTCTTATTTTCAGGTTTTCTGCTGTAAATTTTTCTTGGTTTTATGTTTCAGCATTtggaaatatttattttatcaaaacatacatacatatatttttcttttgcaGGAAAGGTACATGGTTAACATGGTATATTATAGAGATGAAATTGTCAAAGTCTTGCATGAACTCAGCAAGGAAGTTGAGAAACCTCTGTTATTTCTCTTGCATGGCCTTAACACTGACAGCAACAACTTCTCAAAACCAGCAGAATTTGAGGTTCTTGCTCATTATTTTGTCCTTCTAATACCACTTGTTTTGCGTCTTTGCTCAGCCCTATCAGGCTACTGTATTTTCTTTTTCAGTGATTatgtattcatttatttttgtataaaccTCTTGCAGGGGATAGAAAAGTTTGAGACAGATTTGAATACATTACATCCTATTTTGACTGAATGCCGTGTCGTGAAGTCAGAATTGGAGCTTAGTGTTATTCAGTTTGCTAATGACATAAGCTCCGAAGCTCATGTCGAGGTAGACAACATCTCATTAACTGCATTTGTCAGCAGCATcctattatatttattaagttttttttttttttttttgttatcttttCCATAATGTTCAATTCCATTTTCTCTTTTCGGAAGATCTCAAAAGAATGTCCATTCAGACTACAAAAATTAGATTAGTAATTTAGCGGTATAATCAACTATGGGATAGACACATACACAAACGAGTTGTATTACGTACCTATTACATGAGTTAATTAGGGATAATACATCATTttctccctgaacttgtccacaaagcttgattggctccctgaaaTTTCAAAGTGTCTCAATGGCCCcttaacttgcataaaatgtctagtagccccctcaacttacataaaatgtaatcaattaatcactcagttgcaaaaaagtaagctGTATGCGAAAGATGTGTTGCACGcaccttaaaatgttattacataattcacataatggattaaaacatattaaaaatgacaGTTCTTGCTTGCTCAACAAACTTATCTTCTCTGATATTAGAACAGAATACCCCGACCTTGCttgttttactttttcaagATGCGTGCAACACACCTTCTATatgtaacttacttttttgcaactgcTTGAtgaattgattacattttatgcaagttgagggagctatcgaaacactttgaaatttcaggggccaatcaagctttttggacaagttcaaggggcaaatgatgtattagttaatttattgtatgtagttttggaattttgatatataattaactaaaatatttactattttaAGTGATTATGTAGTAATATAGAAATTAATACCTGTTAAACATAAATTGGAAGTGGAATTTGTCTTTTACATGGTCTAAATTAATAGTATAGAATTTGGTtggaattttatttaattaactaatgtatatatattatttgaaatGACAATACAATAATATAGATATTGTAATTTTCTCAAGAGAAATCATTATCTTTTTTCTTGGCATATTTTTATGTAGATAAATGGCAAATTGCTGAAGATTTTTGGTTGGACGAGTTGCCTATTCTTGTTATTAGGGCGGTTTAATATAATGTCTTGGAACATATTTTGTTTCAAATTCATGTAGCTTCAGGTAGACCTAAGTTATTAAGAGCATAATTTAACATTCTTGATGATggtttatttttgcaattgtAATAACGTAAGCATAGTATGGGTCTTGTAGGTATGGTCTTGTAGGTATGGGCCTGCTAGGTATGGGTCTCCTCTCCttctgtatatatatgtgtgtatttgtaacaatttaaattatatcaatctAGTATCTTAgtctacatggtatcccatggaTTTCTCTCTGTTTCCATGGTCTATAACAGTAATAAATGGTAGTGTTTCTTTTAGTTTTATACTAAATGTTGAGAAAATTGATCAGGTTATGAGGAATGCTCGACCTGGCATGAAAGAATATCAGTTGGAAAGCATATTTCTTCACCACACCTACATGTATGGCGGCTGTAGGCATTGCTCATATACATGTATCTGCGCCACTGGTGAAAATAGGTGACTTTCCAGAATAGCTTTCAAGTATTTCTTTCTAGCTTATTCAGAGCAAGAAGGACTACTTTGTAGAAACCTGCTTCCATCATTCAATGATTTAAAGAAGAGATTAGTTCTCTTACAACAAAATAAAGGCCAACAAAAAAGGTTTTTAAGCAATTTTATGGACAAAATTTAGGTGTGGATTGCATGGTCTATGTATTATATGAAGGGCTGCGAGGGATTGACATTGTATTGTGGCTTAAAATCTGTACTCATTGatttctttcttgtatttggCTTGTTTTAAAGCTTGCAATTGTTTATTGTCAGTGGTTCTTTTACTCCTCGGAAAGCTTGTTGGCGGTTTACTGGGCCTCAACTGACTGGGTTTTTAATTTCCTAATATCATGCAATTTTTCTTCTTTACTTTAAACATAATAACCGTTGTTTAATATTGTACGTAGAGTTTATGTTTCCTTCATCACAGAGGTGGCTTGTTAGCATTTTATTCACCATTAATAGGCTGATGACCCAGGCAATCATTATATTGTGCTCACTTGGGGCATTCTTTCTGAAAAGCTAAAGAATTTAACTTCCAGAGAAGTTTCTTGTTTGTGTATACTAGATAATGCTAGTTTTCTGGATGCACTTCAAAGATACTGGCCAAATTACTATTTCCTGTTATTAACAGGCAGGTGTTGTGAACAATGTCTGAGCTACTTAGTAtatctaatttatttattttgctttCTTTATGTATTTGAAAATCTCTATATTGATTTGACAgtgtatgtaattattttaggaaATATTTGCATGATGTGTAAGTTAATCTCTGTTGGTTTAGCAATAGCTAACTGTCTCAATGTCTCATAATCCAGTGCTGTTCTCCATTATGGCCATGCAGCAGCTCCAAATGACAGGGTATGGCATGTTTTTACTGCAACCATGGTTCACACACACCTCTACATTTTATGTTTTCCTTGTTATACTAGCAAAtgaatgttatttttttttttttttttttgcaacgtCCATGCTCTTAATGTAACTATCCTAAAATCACAAACTTATCTTGATAAACTGAACTTTAGAGGTCTTATGAACTCGAATTCTGTGATGTGGTAAAGTTTTAGGATTTTGTGGGCCTTGGATCAGGTTGAATTAAAAACTCTTAGAATTGCTGGACACTTGTGAATGTACAAAATTCATTCTATTTTCCCCTCAACTTATATTTTTCAACATATAACGAAGTAAGTTATAAGTTTTAATCTCTTTAGAAGTTCAGTCTTCCTGAAAAATGTTTATAACAAATCCCTGTTTTCTGATTGTGAAATTGCAAGAGCATTTGATAATCCTGCAAATCTTGATAATGCCCTGTTGTGCAGACTCTGAAAGATGGAGATATAGCGTTGTTTGATATGGGTGCTGAATATCATTTTTATGGTTCTGACATAACTTGTTCATTCCCTGTAAGTGTACATATTTCTCTGTGCAGCTTTTCTTCTTGTTTTCCAGTTCAATAATGTGCATTGTCTTTTGCCGTAGTGTTACTTTTTGAATTAGACCAACTTTGTCTGCCATATCTGATTTTACTTAGTTCTATGTGAGAAGAAGTCAATGCTGACATCATTTTGATATGAGCTCACCTATTGCTTTTGATGCTCAAAAAtaggcttttttttttatttttgcatGTAGTTGAGGGAGAGTGGTAATGGTGCTAGGAAGTTGGAAGTTCTATTTAAGGAACTGCTTCTCAACCTGCAGCTTTAATATTTGCAGGTGAATGGAAAGTTCACAAGTGATCAGTCCCTTGTTTACAATGTAAGTTTGTTCAATTAAGGTCAATGCCCTCCACTCAATTCTGTCCTTCCCTTTttaaaggaaaaggaaaaggaaaaaaattccATTGTTCAAATGGATTCAAATCTTTGTTTTGCTTGATATCTACATGTAATTAGGTTAATATTTCTCAACAACTCTTTTTCTAGAAAATTTCTGTTTCTGATTGGAACATTTTCAGGCTGTTCTTGATGCTCACAATGCTGTCATATCTGCGATGAAACCTGGAGTAAGCTGGTTAGATATGCACAAGTAAGGATGAAACTAGAGATATTCATTCTATGCATATGGATATTAAATACTTTCTAGTATTCTATTGCACAcaagtttttattcattttatgtTCTTATGCACACAGATGTATTATGCTTTTCATTTTGTAAGATGTCTTATAGAATAATTGGTGGTTGGTTGCTGTTGATGGCCTATTTTGTGACTTTAAGATATGGCCCTAACATTCAGATGAATATTTGGTCTACTTTCTACCCAAGAAAGTAGAAGGATTATTTGGCCAAAGGGTTTGCAGCTATATTTGAGTGAGATTAGTTAGATTATGACTGTGATTTTTTTTGCTTGACTTTATGCATTGTGAAATAACAATccatattttgaaaataaagaaagaatATGGAAACCGCTTATTCTATGAGGAACTAGAAAGTGAAATTATCATTATCAAATGATGATGTAAGGAAGGCGAGTGTATGGTCCAAGGATCTAGTTGTTGGAAGGGTATGATTTTCTGGTTTGCTTGTTTCTACCTTTAGAACCTATGATGACTATAATGCAAAGGATCCTCAGATAGAACCCTTTGATCTCTTGAACTTAGTTGCTGGAAAATACTTGCgtgatttttctttcatttatttcagGCTAAATAGTAGTAGATACAGGCAGTTACTGCATTCCAGGAGTAACTTCTCTGGATAAGCAGAAATAACTGTGAACATAACTGCCTTTTATAGGCTGTCTACAGAAAAACAACACAAGCACACTGACAACAGAATTAACACCaagacaacaacaacaacaacaacaacaaagccttagtcccgaaatgattcggggtcggctaacatgaaccatcataaactcatatcactctcgatcaccctcctccaagtttgcttaggtcttcccctatccctcaccactacatccctttgccactcttcggttctcctaaccggcgcatcaagcgctctacgtctcacatgaccaaaccaccttagtcagttttctctcattttattctcaatagatgtgacccctacttttgtcctaattatttcattactcacccaaTCCTTTCttgtatgaccacacatccatctcaacatacgcatctccgccaccgacatcttatggatgtggcagtgtttcactgcccaacactctgtaccgtataacaatgctggtctaattgccgtccggtagaatttccccttcatgccggggtcacaaaggaaacccgtattcaaccaaccagctttaatcctatgagcaacatctccatctacttctccatccgtttggataatagatcctaaataccggaagcaatctgaggcctgaacaactctcccatctagggtgattgtccctgcctccctactcctatggccgctaaacttacactccaaatattctgtcttacttcggctcaaatATTCTGCCTCCCTACACCAAGACACTAACACTAAAATAAACTGCCTTACTACTGTTGGAGATAAGACCGATAATCAGAATAATTGTCTCAGCTGGCGCTACTTAGTTGGTTTGTCTCCTGTCGAATATCTAgaaaaatatgtcatttttattgaatttttttaaaatgttaaaagaAATACATAATTTGCACTGGGCAGTTACTCATATTTGGGTAGAAATCATGTTGTATTCTGTTTTCCTGTTCTCGAGTGGCATGTTAATGAGGATTTTGCCATTCTACTATCTAATGAATTAATGAGGTTTCCTTTTTAGCATCTTGAGAACAATAAAATATGAAAAGAGGATTTCAGTTAGAATATTCAGTTGCTAATGATCCCTCTCCGTGATGTATGAATATTTGCATTACTTTGCTGCTGTTATGTTTCTGATTTCCTTGTTATGTTCAGATTGGCTGAGAAAATAATTCTTGAGTCCTTGAAGAAAGGGTGCCTTCTTATTGGGTAATTTTAAATAATGACATTCTTTTTCATTTGCAATTAAGTATCATCATCAGAAGGAAAAAGCGAAATAATTACATTGGTCTTTTCCTTGGTTCTAGCAATGTAGAAGATATGATGACTGAGCGATTGGGTGCTGTTTTCATGCCTCATGGCCTAGGGCATTTCTTGGGTCTCGATACTCATGATCCTGGTGGTTACTTAAAGGTATCTATAGCCAAAAAAATTGTAGCTCTGGTTCGATTCAAAGCATTTAATGAGGCTTGCTGGCATGATTTTCAGGGACCAAAGAAATCAGAGAAACCAGGATTGAGATCATTGCGAACTGCTCGAGAACTTCAGGAGGGAATGGTTAGTAATGGCCTTCCAAATCAAATGAAGCTGTATCTACAATGTTGATATTTTATtcatgatttaaaaaaaaatttgttaaacGAGTTCTGTAGAATGCATTAGAACAAATCTTAGAGTGTAAACTAACACAACTATCCATTCAAGTCTGCTcttatttatttgtttgagATTTCCTTTTGTTGTTGAAGCCAATCACATCATTTCTTTTTAGCTGTCATTCATCTACTTTTTAATATCTCACATTTAAGATGATTCTGACTTCTGAGCTTGAGTCGTCTGACTTGTAGGTGATTACAGTGGAGCCTGGTTGCTACTTCATAGATGCTGTGTTGGCTCCAGCCATGAAGAGTTCAAATACTTCAAACTTTTTCAATGCTGAAGCTATTGGCAGATTTAAAGGTTTTGGTGGGGTTCGAATTGAAAGTGACGTGGTAAATTTCCTAAAGCCCAACATAGATGACTTTTTGCTTTTGCTGACTTGTGTATTGTATGGATTGAGAAGTGATCATAAATTCATAACGTCATACATTCATGTCATTGCATTACACTACTCTTTCAGCAAGTTTGACAGCACTTAATTCTTATCCTTTAGCGCAACTTACTCTCCTTAACTGGTTGAAACTGAATTTCTTTGCCCCAGTTCATTTCTAGTTGGATTTATGGGATTTCATGTTACAATATCTTAGGTTTACTCTTAGGCATCCTAtaaaaaagtttcctaaaaggTCAGTAATATCCATAAATTTATGGAAGTAATATATGCTTTTACATTGTGAGGCGAAAAAGTTTGCGGCTGAAGTTCAAGCTGAACTGCTGGTTGTACTTGTATCAACCAATCATATTGAAAGTGAAACCACTTTTGTGTCTCCTATTTCAAGGAACCATCTGTTCTTCTGATTGTCTTGATTGTCTCGAATGCGGACATTTTCTTCAAGAGACTTGCCAGAAAGATAATAGTTGGCCACGTTTACATAACATGCACGTTGTTATTTTTCTtaagataattttttattttcttgagcTGCATATGatattcttcttttttcttgtcAATATATATGTAGCATGTCACTGCCCATGGTTGCAAAAACATGACAAAGTGTCCCCGAGAAGTCCGGGAGATTGAAGCAGTGATGGCAGGAGCACCGTGGCCACTTAATGAGGCCTCAACTGGCAGCTCAGTAATGGACTAATGAGGCCTCAACTGGCAGCTCAGTAATGGACCTTAGTCGATAACGATTATGGAGGCTGGAGGAGTTTTCTCAGGTTCTATAATGTCCCTACTGTGGACTCTTCATTATAGAGAATGACAACTGCAATTAGTTTGAAGTAGCAAGGCGTTTTGCGCTTTGCtacattaaatttaataaaataaaatcatattAAATGGTCTGAGTAAAATTTGATTGTTGTATGGACCAAGATTCAAGTAAATTTCTGCTGACTGTGCATAGGGGGTAGCGAAAACCGTGATTAATGgacaaaataatttttcaaCAGCTGTAATTGATTCAAACCCGCATTTTAATGCGAAACCCTCCTTTACATGTGCAAGGTATTTTGGAACTAAAAATGAGGGGAAGGATCAAGATTCCTATCGATTTTGACCAATTATACTAGTACCTTTTAAAGGGACAATTTCAGCAATCTAAGAAACAACATTAAATAGCATTCTAATCCCCTTCTAAAATTTCTCTACCTCTTCTCTTCTTTCCAAGATTTTATTCTCTTggatcttcttctttttctcaagGAACTCGCATTTTTGTCCTATATTTTCAAGTTACAATCATCTAGGTTCTCAAGGTCTTTTGATATGTGAAGAATAATTTTGTTGCGGTTTTTAGTTGTTTTGTTGTGTTTTGATTTCAAATAAGTTAATTTAGTTGGTTACAGAATTATTATACTTGTCTAGAATCTGTGAAGTTGTTAACCACATGCCTTAGATGGCAACGGGTATATCTCTGTAATTGCTTCCTAATGATCAGGTATGAAATACAACATATAGTTTTCTCCTTCACTAGTTTCTCTTTCTGAAATTCATCAGGTATGAGAGCATCTTCCTCACATGTGAGTTCATCCCCACCAAATTCAAACCATTTTCATGTCAAATAATACCAGGACCTTAaaaatattgaagaaaatatcaAAACTATGGTGAAATCTATGCTCCATAAAAACAACAAGAAGTAAGAACACGTTTTCATTGAGTTAAAGGGATCACTCATTGGAGAACTCAAAACTTCATCTCTATATTGAATCCTTTCGAATCCATAAATACCCCTCCTCTCACCTATTCATCGGTTAACTTGAACTCCCATAATCCAGAAAACTCATACCAACTACCCACTCGTTTCACTAAAGTCGATTTTCTAAGGTTTGATGTACTGACTTGGAGGGATGGCTATTTCGCTGCGAAATGTTCTTTCAAATCGACCTCATCCCAGTTCATACCAAGGTGTAGTTGTCATCTCTTCACTTGGTTGGCAGAGTATTAGAGTGGCACAAATCTTACCTGAGCAACAGAGGAGCACTAGGTGATCCCCCGTGGGAAGAATACACTACGTCGATGAAGGGGAGATTCAAAGAAAGAGTACGAAGACCCAATGGCAGATCTTAAGCGTTTGGTTCAAACGAGGTCGCTCCTTGAGTATATTGAAGCTTTTGATGTGTGTTCTTATAAGATAACTCTCTGAAGAATATGTTTTAAGCTGCTTTCTTAGTGGACTGAAAAATGAGATTGGATATCCATTGCAAATGTTAGGGCTAAAACCCTTCAACAGGCTTATGCCCTTGCTAGAATGTAAGATCCTTATTTGAATACCATTAAGCCTAGCAGAGCCATTAGTAATAAACCACAAACTGGCTTTGCTAGTTCATCCTCTAGCCATTCCCTTACCTTGTTACTTTACAAACCCCAAACACCATTATTACCTACACCAAACACATTTAAACTACTCAATAATACTATTCACCACAACCTGCGACCTTGAGTTCAACAAAGCACTAGACCTGGAAATTTCCCTAAGCCTCGTAGATTATCTAAGGCAGAGTTGGCTGATGGGCCAAGAACTTATGCTTTCAGTGCAATGAAAAGTTTGTTCCTAGACATCAGTGCAAGAAGAAATATATGCATATGATTATGGTGCAGGAATGTCCTGAATAAGAGTTAGAGCTAGAGGTGGATACCGAACTGAGATACAAATAATTTCATTATGTTTAATGGATGATAAATCGCTCCAAACGGTGGGACTTCTTGGGAAACATGAGAGGAAATTATTACACATTTTGGTGGACTCTGGCAGCACACACAACTTCTTAGACCTTACAATAGTTAAGGGGCTAGGATGCACCTTGAAGGCAGTTGAACCAGTTAGGATAATGGTGGCTAACGGGCAGGAAGTGATTTGTTCTTACATTTGTGAAGGGTTCCAATGGGTTATGTAAGACCAGAATTTTATAGCAGATTTTCTAGTTATAACTTTGAGATGATGGGAGATGGTATTAGGTGTGCAATGGCTTGTAACTCTGGGCGATATCACTTGGAATTTCAACTCATTAAGCATGGCCTTCCAGTTAAAGGGCTCAAAACACCTTCTACAAGGAATCACTTCCACCAAAGTAGAAGTGATTTCAGAAAACAATATCTTAAGGATCTCAACCATGGCTAGATAGCTTTCCTGGCTCAAGTTCATCAAACTTCAACAGAGGTCACAGACATTCCTAAACTTTCTAAGAAGTTGGAACCATTGTTGGAAGAGCTTCAATTCTTATTCAGAAATTTCACTTCCTTGCCCCCTTAGAGGTCTCATGATCATAGAATTCCCATAAAAGAATGAACTTCACTAGTAAACATTAGGACCTACATGCATTTGGCTTTATAGAAAGATGTTATTAAGAAGATGGTATGAGAGTTGTGGACAATGGTACTATAGGGCATAGTGTTTGCCCATTCTCATCACTtgtggtgctagtcaagaaGAAAGACACACATGGCACATGTGCATTG comes from Euphorbia lathyris chromosome 8, ddEupLath1.1, whole genome shotgun sequence and encodes:
- the LOC136202878 gene encoding uncharacterized protein, whose product is MAPSPSSSSLSPPRVPMELHVVNREKLLKSLRQHLTETSRPHCGFVLLQGGEEQTRYCTDHLELFRQESYFAYLFGVAEPDFYGAIDIATGKSILFAPRLPADYAVWLGEIKPSSYFQERYMVNMVYYRDEIVKVLHELSKEVEKPLLFLLHGLNTDSNNFSKPAEFEGIEKFETDLNTLHPILTECRVVKSELELSVIQFANDISSEAHVEVMRNARPGMKEYQLESIFLHHTYMYGGCRHCSYTCICATGENSAVLHYGHAAAPNDRTLKDGDIALFDMGAEYHFYGSDITCSFPVNGKFTSDQSLVYNAVLDAHNAVISAMKPGVSWLDMHKLAEKIILESLKKGCLLIGNVEDMMTERLGAVFMPHGLGHFLGLDTHDPGGYLKGPKKSEKPGLRSLRTARELQEGMVITVEPGCYFIDAVLAPAMKSSNTSNFFNAEAIGRFKGFGGVRIESDVHVTAHGCKNMTKCPREVREIEAVMAGAPWPLNEASTGSSVMD